In one Sesamum indicum cultivar Zhongzhi No. 13 linkage group LG12, S_indicum_v1.0, whole genome shotgun sequence genomic region, the following are encoded:
- the LOC105175093 gene encoding uncharacterized protein LOC105175093 isoform X3 (The sequence of the model RefSeq protein was modified relative to this genomic sequence to represent the inferred CDS: added 38 bases not found in genome assembly) produces the protein MACQFQASPFRLRSVSSFLHSRAPASILLPTSFISRSFAVLLTTQFSGRKFHGKTARTRAIREWQEYEAAVKEKDLARALRFLKDVPVEFGSSSVESTRPVNDELGLLGLERDWEVLDTCLNADDMRLVGSAYAFLKDRGFLPNFGKYRNIVLEGPREVTPTVLKSSTGLEVSKLSPKKWGVSGSSSLVLIALLAGVSILLNQGIDVRPNLAAILGLSMLDAIFLGGSCLAQISSYWPPYKRRILVHEAGHLLVAYLMGCPIRGVILDPIVAMQMGIQGQAGTQFWDEKLQSELAEGRVSGTAFDRVE, from the exons ATCAGTATCGTCGTTCCTGCATTCCAGAGCCCCTGCTTCAATTCTCTTACCCACTTCCTTCATCTCTCGGTCATTTGCGGTCCTATTAACTACACAATTTTCAGGCAGAAAATTCCACGGGAAGACCGCTAGAACCAGAGCGATTCGGGAGTGGCAAGAATATGAAGCAGCAGTCAAGGAAAAGGACCTCGCACGAGCCCTCCGCTTCCTCAAGGACGTTCCAGTTGAATTTGGCAGTTCTTCTGTTGAGTCGACCAGGCCTGTGAATGATGAGTTGGGCTTGCTGGGATTGGAGAGGGATTGGGAAGTGTTGGACACGTGCTTGAATGCTGATGATATGAGGCTTGTCGGGAGCGCCTATGCTTTTCTTAAAGATCGAGGGTTCTTGCCCAATTTCGGGAAGTACCGGAATATTG TCTTAGAGGGGCCAAGAGAAGTCACGCCTACCGTGCTGAAGTCTTCAACTGGTTTAGAAG TTTCAAAACTTTCTCCTAAAAAGTGGGGAGTTTCTGGGAGCTCCAGTCTTGTTTTGATTGCTCTACTTGCCGGAGTGTCTATTCTGCTAAATCAAGGAATAGACGTCAGACCAAACCTTGCAGCAATCTTGGGATTGTCCATGCTAGACGCCATTTTTCTTGGTGGCTCATGCTTGGCTCAGATCTCTAGTTATTGGCCTCCATATAAACGCCGTATTTTAGTTCATGAGGCTGGTCACCTTCTCGTAG CATATCTAATGGGTTGTCCAATTCGTGGTGTAATTTTAGACCCAATTGTTGCAATGCAAATGGGCATTCAGGGGCAG GCAGGAACTCAGTTTTGGGATGAGAAACTTCAG